In the Malania oleifera isolate guangnan ecotype guangnan chromosome 1, ASM2987363v1, whole genome shotgun sequence genome, one interval contains:
- the LOC131144218 gene encoding probable disease resistance protein At4g27220: MDILWSCTKGLGKYVNLDEKMQNLKRKLELLEVREADKSIEVQNLEFQTGRKRKREVENWLRNVQSKKDEVRSLEQEVHGSIFLSRIHLGNQIEKTTQEVEELLEQGKFAEGFTVDVHEPLELLTVKLVGQKAEESMKKVLACIMDDRIFSLGIYGMGGVGKTTLAMHIHNELLKNPRSYDHVYWITVSQQFSIYKLQGDIAKELGLENLPSEENEGKRAATLFRGLANRKKTVLILDDMWEHFTLEKVGIPIGPDGPKLILTTRSLSVCRQMGSQEIIKVEPLSNDEAWELFMEKLKPYDTLSMDVKIAAMSIARECRGLPLGIITMARSMRGVNDIREWRTAVKGLRESNSGRPDMEEEVFSILRISYGRLKDPKVQQCFLYCALYPEDSEMEREELIRYFIAEGLIDGMDSRQAEFDKGHTILNELENSCLLENATRSYWSENSMKVKMHDLVRDMALQIGGESSSTAGPRFLVKAGLKLREIPEDWAEDLERVSLMRNDITEIKAGISPRCPKLLTLMLQENRLKKIPGSFFLQMCALKVLDLSRNKVLQRLPNTISDLENLTALLLRYCRRLKYVPSLAKLQALKELDLGETGIEKAPEGMVNLVNLKVLYMDCLKENVVVGEEILPQMRDLEKFVGRIGNVRRRVLSLLSEIAQKISRLNAYCIMVGSGFFYDFPSMERGSKAVTLEGCSVNTEILVHLFPNIDCISFNRCHDLRALPCGTFSSLKVLHVVRCPKIKKLFTRGLSHQYLPSLETIKVFCCEQMEEIVAGEEEREVNGTFSSLKELEIEGCPKIKKLFTRGLSSQQYLPSLETIRVSHCKQMEEIVAGEEEREVNGTFSSLKVLHIKKLFVAGCPKIKKLFPDRLVRHLQNLERLCVVVCDNIEEIVGEAEENDDRATADKIGIKTIHLPKLTDLVLWELPELKSICRRKMVCDTLGTVQIEACPKLKRLPLYLPLHPVNGQPSPPPALRGIFTRDNEWWESLVWDHPAAKPALQPFLNIRKRNA, translated from the coding sequence ATGGATATCTTATGGAGTTGCACAAAAGGGTTAGGCAAGTACGTTAACCTTGATGAAAAAATGCAGAATTTGAAACGGAAGTTGGAATTATTGGAAGTTCGTGAGGCTGACAAAAGCATAGAAGTTCAAAATTTGGAGTTTCAAACGGGAAGGAAACGAAAGAGGGAAGTTGAAAATTGGTTGAGAAATGTACAAAGCAAAAAAGATGAGGTACGAAGTCTAGAACAAGAAGTCCACGGGAGCATATTTCTTTCACGCATACATCTTGGGAATCAAATTGAGAAAACGACTCAGGAGGTGGAAGAACTTTTAGAACAAGGTAAATTTGCTGAAGGGTTCACAGTAGATGTGCACGAACCCTTAGAACTATTGACAGTGAAATTAGTGGGCCAAAAAGCAGAAGAGAGCATGAAAAAAGTCTTGGCGTGCATAATGGATGATAGGATATTCAGCCTTGGCATCTATGGAATGGGGGGTGTTGGGAAAACCACACTTGCAATGCATATCCACAATGAACTCTTAAAGAATCCTCGAAGTTATGATCATGTTTATTGGATCACTGTTTCTCAACAATTCAGTATTTACAAATTGCAGGGTGACATTGCCAAAGAACTTGGCCTAGAAAATCTTCCTTCGGAGGAGAACGAGGGGAAAAGGGCTGCCACTTTGTTCAGAGGATTGGCAAACAGGAAGAAAACAGTGCTAATTTTAGATGATATGTGGGAGCATTTTACCCTGGAAAAAGTTGGGATACCTATTGGGCCAGATGGGCCTAAGTTGATTCTAACCACTCGATCATTATCAGTGTGTCGCCAGATGGGTTCCCAAGAAATAATCAAAGTGGAGCCTCTTTCAAATGACGAAGCTTGGGAGTTATTCATGGAAAAACTCAAGCCTTATGACACACTTTCTATGGATGTGAAAATTGCTGCTATGTCCATAGCTAGAGAATGTAGGGGTTTGCCACTTGGGATTATCACAATGGCAAGAAGCATGCGAGGAGTCAATGACATTCGTGAATGGAGGACTGCTGTGAAGGGATTGAGAGAATCAAACTCAGGGAGACCTGATATGGAAGAGGAGGTCTTCTCTATATTGAGAATCAGCTATGGTCGCCTGAAGGATCCAAAAGTGCAGCAGTGTTTCTTATATTGCGCATTGTATCCTGAAGACAGTGAAATGGAAAGAGAGGAATTGATAAGGTACTTTATTGCAGAGGGACTGATAGACGGAATGGACAGTAGGCAGGCCGAGTTTGACAAGGGTCACACCATATTAAATGAACTGGAAAACTCTTGCTTGCTAGAAAATGCAACAAGGAGCTATTGGAGTGAAAACTCAATGAAGGTGAAGATGCATGATTTGGTAAGAGACATGGCGCTACAAATAGGTGGAGAGAGCAGTAGTACAGCTGGTCCTCGTTTCTTGGTAAAAGCTGGACTTAAGTTGAGAGAAATACCGGAGGACTGGGCTGAGGATCTGGAGAGAGTTTCCTTAATGCGTAATGATATAACAGAAATTAAGGCAGGGATATCACCAAGATGTCCTAAACTCTTAACCTTGATGCTACAGGAAAATCGTTTGAAGAAAATTCCAGGCTCTTTCTTTTTGCAGATGTGTGCCCTAAAAGTTCTTGATTTATCTAGAAATAAGGTTCTACAGAGGCTACCAAATACCATATCAGACTTGGAGAATCTTACTGCATTATTGCTCAGATATTGTAGGAGGCTAAAATATGTGCCTTCACTAGCAAAGCTTCAGGCATTAAAGGAGTTGGACCTTGGAGAGACTGGTATAGAAAAAGCACCTGAAGGTATGGTGAATTTGGTCAACCTGAAAGTGTTGTATATGGATTGTCTAAAGGAGAATGTAGTTGTAGGAGAAGAGATACTGCCTCAAATGAGGGATCTGGAAAAATTTGTTGGCCGAATCGGGAATGTGAGAAGACGCGTCCTGAGTTTGCTCTCTGAGATTGCTCAAAAAATTAGTAGGCTGAATGCCTACTGTATAATGGTTGGATCCggatttttttatgattttccatCAATGGAGCGGGGTTCTAAAGCAGTAACGCTTGAGGGGTGTAGTGTGAATACAGAGATCCTTGTCCATTTATTTCCTAACATTGACTGCATAAGTTTTAATAGGTGTCATGATTTAAGGGCACTTCCATGCGGCACATTTTCAAGTCTCAAAGTGTTGCATGTAGTTAGGTGCCCAAAAATCAAGAAGCTGTTCACACGGGGGTTGTCGCATCAATATCTTCCTAGCCTGGAAACAATCAAAGTCTTTTGCTGCGAGCAAATGGAGGAGATAGTAGCTggtgaagaagaaagagaagtcAATGGCACATTTTCAAGTCTCAAAGAGTTGGAAATAGAGGGGTGCCCAAAAATCAAGAAGTTGTTCACACGTGGGTTGTCGTCGCAGCAATATCTTCCTAGCCTGGAAACAATCAGAGTCTCGCATTGCAAGCAAATGGAGGAGATAGTAGCTggtgaagaagaaagagaagtcAATGGCACATTTTCAAGTCTCAAAGTGTTGCATATAAAGAAACTGTTTGTAGCTGGGTGCCCAAAAATCAAGAAACTGTTTCCTGATAGGTTGGTTCGGCATCTCCAAAACCTGGAACGTCTTTGTGTTGTCGTGTGTGACAACATTGAGGAGATAGTAGGAGAAGCAGAAGAAAATGACGACCGGGCAACTGCTGACAAAATCGGCATAAAAACAATCCATCTTCCAAAATTGACGGATTTAGTGTTGTGGGAGCTACCAGAATTGAAAAGCATCTGTAGGAGAAAGATGGTCTGTGATACTCTGGGCACTGTTCAAATAGAGGCGTGTCCGAAGCTAAAGAGGCTACCTCTCTACCTTCCCCTGCATCCCGTGAATGGACAACCATCTCCTCCCCCTGCTCTCCGGGGAATCTTTACTAGAGACAATGAATGGTGGGAATCGTTGGTCTGGGACCATCCCGCTGCTAAACCTGCCCTGCAACCCTTCCTCAATATACGTAAGAGAAATGCCTGA
- the LOC131149285 gene encoding uncharacterized protein LOC131149285, whose protein sequence is MAEQLESRVLGIEQGQEELSNQLKKILDLLLNKGKTVQDQDLEEGNDPIHPPDFMPIHGQSSGPPPFTSEKSPHGTPPFIPTVTGMGMPSSAVVGAGTSKTMTEYRCDELEERLRAIEGTRTASTTRPSDYCLVPNVVLPPKFKMPKFEKFDGTTCPQTHLRMYCQSMAAYTDNEKLMMHCFRSSLTGTAARWYVQQNKAQIRTWGDLADAFEAQYRHILEMASERISLSEMEKKPIETFREYAHRWRDAATQVDPPVNDREAISIFVGTLKDPYRSHLVGSTPHNFIDIVAAGARVEADVKAGRIKTGTIDNSPSKKWVKSKKEEETQMIQGSIRSLRQRNRSQQPRGNFYMEPEVNQTLHMGPRPQFATPQLRPAPTNNQVRERDALRNARRIDPIPMPYADLFPQLCEKGMVTTIPAIPVTDPPPRWFDPNAHCAYHANSPGHSIDQCWAFKYKVQSLKEAGWLAFDDKPMGIQGNPLPNHEGDQIGMVGVELRKPQEANLDCLALDAEIPLNNSTKWIRHLQLGVQL, encoded by the coding sequence ATGGCAGAACAGTTGGAAAGCCGTGTTCTAGGGATCGAGCAGGGGCAGGAAGAACTGAGCAATCAGCTGAAGAAGATATTGGACCTACTACTGAACAAAGGGAAGACAGTCCAAGATCAGGATCTTGAAGAAGGAAATGACCCTATCCACCCGCCCGATTTTATGCCAATTCATGGGCAATCTTCTGGTCCGCCCCCATTCACCTCGGAGAAATCGCCGCATGGCACGCCACCTTTTATCCCGACAGTGACAGGAATGGGGATGCCCTCATCAGCAGTTGTGGGTGCAGGGACAAGCAAGACCATGACGGAATACCGTTGTGACGAGCTGGAAGAACGGCTAAGGGCCATAGAGGGGACTCGAACCGCCAGTACCACCAGACCCTCAGATTACTGCCTAGTACCTAATGTAGTCCTTCCTCCAAAGTTTAAGATGCCAAAATTCGAGAAGTTTGATGGGACCACATGCCCTCAAACCCACCTCCGGATGTATTGTCAGTCGATGGCCGCCTATACCGATAATGAgaagttgatgatgcattgcttccgAAGCAGTCTTACCGGGACAGCGGCTAGATGGTATGTCCAGCAGAATAAGGCCCAGATCCGTACGTGGGGTGACTTGGCTGATGCCTTCGAAGCGCAATATCGTCATATCTTGGAAATGGCTTCGGAGAGGATCTCTCTTTCTGAAATGGAGAAGAAGCCAATAGAAACTTTCAGGGAGTATGCACACCGTTGGAGAGACGCAGCCACTCAAGTGGACCCTCCGGTCAACGACCGTGAGGCAATATCGATATTCGTAGGGACATTAAAAGATCCCTACCGTTCACATCTGGTAGGGTCCACCCCTCATAACTTCATAGACATTGTGGCGGCAGGGGCCAGAGTGGAAGCCGACGTCAAAGCTGGACGGATAAAGACTGGCACTATCGATAACAGCCCAAGTAAGAAGTGGGTCAAaagtaaaaaggaagaagagacccAAATGATACAGGGGTCTATCAGGAGCCTAAGGCAGAGAAACCGAAGTCAACAACCTAGGGGAAATTTCTACATGGAACCGGAAGTGAACCAAACACTACATATGGGCCCGAGGCCCCAGTTTGCAACCCCCCAACTAAGACCAGCACCAACAAACAATCAAGTTCGAGAAAGGGATGCATTGAGGAATGCTAGAAGGATTGACCCAATCCCAATGCCCTATGCCGACTTGTTTCCTCAACTGTGTGAGAAAGGAATGGTGACGACCATACCAGCCATTCCCGTCACCGATCCCCCACCACGATGGTTTGATCCCAATGCCCACTGTGCATACCATGCAAACTCTCCGGGCCACTCCATTGACCAGTGCTGGGCTTTCAAATATAAAGTTCAGTCATTGAAGGAGGCAGGGTGGCTAGCCTTTGATGACAAGCCGATGGGCATTCAGGGAAACCCTTTACCCAATCATGAGGGAGACCAGATTGGTATGGTCGGGGTAGAACTCAGAAAGCCACAAGAAGCCAACCTAGATTGTTTGGCTTTGGATGCTGAAATCCCCTTAAACAATTCTACAAAGTGGATCCGTCATCTCCAACTAGGAGTACAACTTTAG